One window of the Primulina eburnea isolate SZY01 chromosome 18, ASM2296580v1, whole genome shotgun sequence genome contains the following:
- the LOC140819636 gene encoding uncharacterized protein, producing MHQSPALIKKKNIMKKLLFPMFFSLFVVLNFSIFVTFARTNLNLTTDEESLLAFKSRITRDPFNILARNWSTMNGASLCFWVGVSCSRRNKRITALDLHGWNLEGTIAPHLGNLTFLRSLDLGSNSFTGRVPEELSGLRRLKVLNLGANNLTGTIPMFLGALTELEQIWLNNNSFAGVIPRMSNLSKLEIFRMSYNSLHGTLPQEIGNLSSLRGLGLTHNSFSGTIPMNMCDNLSKLNILALSLNSLSGVIPSNIYKCKSLEILSLSYNEFNGSIPKEIGELTKLKILYVGTNNIEGAIPKQVVNLTRLKLLDVRYNKMTGEIPSELGNLKLENLNFFSNGLSGSIPVSIFNISTLRGLQLSFNHFEGQLPRNMGISLPNLEFLDLAGNNLNGAIPVTINNASKLVIISIANNSFTGTVPNFTNLRHLKWLFLWKNNLAGELRFISSSL from the exons ATGCATCAATCTCCAGCATTaattaagaagaaaaatatcatGAAGAAACTCTTATTTCCCATGTTTTTTTCACTTTTCGTAGTActcaatttttctatatttgtAACATTTGCGAGAACAAATCTGAACTTGACTACAGATGAAGAATCGCTTCTCGCATTCAAATCAAGAATAACTCGAGACCCTTTTAATATATTGGCAAGAAATTGGTCGACCATGAACGGAGCTTCATTATGTTTCTGGGTTGGTGTTTCATGTAGTCGACGTAACAAGAGGATCACAGCTCTGGACCTCCATGGTTGGAATCTTGAAGGCACCATCGCACCACATCTTGGAAACTTGacgtttttgagatctttggacCTCGGTTCGAATAGCTTCACTGGTCGAGTACCGGAAGAATTATCAGGTTTGCGTAGATTGAAAGTGTTGAACTTAGGAGCCAACAATTTGACAGGAACTATTCCCATGTTTCTTGGTGCCTTGACAGAACTTGAGCAAATCTGGCTGAATAACAACAGTTTTGCTGGGGTCATCCCTCGTATGTCCAACCTTTCAAAATTAGAGATATTTCGTATGTCCTATAATTCTCTACATGGAACTCTTCCACAAGAAATAGGCAATCTTTCGTCCCTCCGAGGTCTTGGTCTCACGCATAATAGCTTTTCAGGCACGATCCCGATGAACATGTGTGACAATTTGTCCAAACTAAACATACTCGCGTTATCTTTGAACAGTCTCTCTGGGGTGATTCCTTCAAACATATACAAGTGTAAATCACTGGAGATATTGTCCTTGTCGTATAATGAATTTAATGGAAGCATACCAAAAGAGATTGGGGAGTTGACAAAGCTCAAGATATTATACGTTGGCACAAACAATATTGAAG GCGCTATTCCAAAGCAAGTTGTGAACTTGACTCGACTCAAGCTCTTGGATGTAAGATATAACAAGATGACAG GAGAGATACCCTCTGAGCTTGGTAATCTTAAACTTGAGAATCTTAACTTTTTTTCAAATGGCTTATCCGGGTCCATTCCTGTTTCCATTTTCAACATCTCAACGCTAAGAGGACTGCAGCTTTCTTTCAACCACTTTGAAGGTCAACTTCCGAGAAATATGGGGATTTCTCTTCCAAATTTAGAATTCCTCGATCTAGCTGGCAACAACCTCAATGGAGCTATCCCAGTTACTATAAACAATGCTTCTAAGCTTGTTATTATAAGCATCGCTAATAACTCATTTACGGGTACGGTACCCAATTTCACCAATTTAAGGCATCTTAAGTGGCTATTTCTTTGGAAAAATAATCTAGCCGGGGAATTGAGATTTATCTCTTCAAGTTTATGA